TGCGACCCGCAAACCGGCGCCGTGCTGGCGCACGGGCAATCGGGCGAACTGCAGATCCAGTCGCCCAGCCTGATGCGCGGCTACCTGGACAACCCCGCGGCCACGCAGGCCGCGCTGACGCCCGACGGCTATTTCAAGACCGGCGATCTGGGCTACACGCTGGGGCCGCGCCAGTTCGTGTTCCAGGCGCGCCTGGGCGATTCGCTGCGCCTGGCGGGCTTTCTGGTGAACCCGGCCGAAATCGAGCGCCTGGTGGAATCGCTGCCTGGCGTGCGCGCCTGCCAGGTGGTGGGCGCGGTGCGCCAGGGCAAGACCGTGCCCTATGCCTTCGTGCTGCTGCACGACGGCGCCCGGCCCGACCCGGCCGGCTGGCAAGCCGCCTGCCGGCGCGCGCTGGCGGGTTTCAAGGTGCCGGCGGGCTTCCAGGTGCTGCAGGCGTTTCCGGCAGTGGAAAGCGCCAACTCGGTCAAGATCCAGAAGCACAGGCTGCGCGACATGGCCACCGCCCTGCTGGCGGAACCGGACGGCCGCTGACCATGCCCGCCGCCAAGCTCTATGCGCGCAGCCCCCAGCCGCTTTACCTGCAGATCGCCGCGGTGTTCCGCAGCAACATCCACAGCCGCCACTGGCGGCCCGGCCAGCAGATCCCGCCCCTGGAAGCGCTGGTCGAACAATACGGCGTGGCGCGCTCCACCGTGCGCCAGGCGTTCGGGCTGCTGGAAAACGAAGGCCTGATCCGCCGCGCGCGCGGCTCGGGCACTTTTGTGAACGAAGCCCTGCCGCACACCCCCACCCTGCTGATCCCCAAGAACTGGGAAGAAACCGTGGCCCTGAGCAACCAGCTGGGCACGGTATCGCTGATGGAATCGAGCGCCGACACGGCGCTGCCCGACAACCTGGGCATGCCCTGCGACCAGGCGCGCGACGGCCGCTTCCAGTATCTGCGCCGCGTGCACACCACAGACGCGGGGCCGTTCTGCTACAGCGAGGTCTACCTGGACAGCGGCCTGTTCCGCAGGCACCGCTCGCGCATCCGCAGCAGCACCGTGGCGCCCGTGCTCGACCAGTTCTACGGCAGCCGCATCACGCAGGCGCGCCAGGTGCTGCACGTGATCGAGGCCGGACGCGAATCGGCCGAAGCGCTGCACATTCCCGTGTCGGCGCCGGTGGCCGAACTGCGCCGCTATGCCTGCATCGGCGGCCGCGTCGTTTATTTTGCGCGGCTGGAATTCCCGTTCCAGAAGATCCGCATGGAATTCGATCTGCTGCCCGCCCGCTGATCAGGCGCCCGGCCGAAGCGCCAGGCGCACCGCCTCGTTGGCCACCGCCAGCCCCATGGCGGCCGTTACCATCACCACCGAGCCATAGCCGGCGCACGACAGCCCCTGCGGGGCGGCGGCCTGCACCGCCGCGCCCAGGTCGTCGCCGGCCTCGGCGGCGCGCGCCCAGGCGGCCGGCAGGATGGCCGGCTGGTCGAACCACAGCGCCCGCACCCCCATGCGCGGCACCCGCTTGAGCGGCTTGCCGCGCGCGTCGCTAGCCTTGGGAAAGCCGTGCTGCCGGCGCAGGATATTGCGCAGCTTGGCCAGCAAGGCATCGTTCTGCGCCTGCGACAGGTCGCCGGCCCGCAGGGCCAGCGGGTCGGTCTTGCCGCCGGCGCCGCCGCACAGCAGCAGCGGAATGCCGCGCTGGCGCGCGTGCAGCACCATGGCGATCTTGGCCGCGGCCTGGTCGGTGCAATCGGCCAGCGCGGTGTAATAGCCCGGCAGCACCTGCTGGATGTTGCCGGGCTCGACAAAATCGTCCACCCGGGTCAGCGCGCACTCGGGGTTGATGGCCAGGATGCGCTGCGCCATGGCGTCCACCTTGGACTGGCCCAGGGTGGGCGTCAGGGCGTGCACCTGGCGGTTGATATTGGACTCGGCGATGTTGTCCAGGTCGATCAGGGTCAGGGCCCCCACGCCGCAGCGCGCCAGCGCTTCGGCCGCCCACGAGCCCACTCCGCCCAGCCCGGCCACCGCCACGTGGGCCTCGCGCAGGCGCGCCGGCGCATCGGGGCCGTACAGGCGCGCCAGGCCGCCAAAGCGGCGTTCGGCGTCGATCTCGCACAGCGCGCCGGCCTCGGCGGGGGATTGGGGGACGGGTGGAATGGACATGGCGCGTATTTTCCCACGATGCCGGAACCGGCGCCGCGCCGGCTGTGCCGTTGCAAGAACGACACAGGTGAATCATTGATCCAACATTTATTTTTTCGCCCAGCCACGCCGGCATCTGCGGCGATCTGCCATGTAACTGACCGCAGTCGCCTGCCAACGGGGCGGGTACGCCATGGACAGGCTGGCCGGTCCGCCCATGCCGCCGGGCGGCACATTCGCTCGACACTGCTGAAAGTTAGGGCCAGAATGGCTGAAGTTAACGCCGTGTCCGCCCCACCTTCTTCCCCCTCGCCCCCTGCTCCCGCGGCGGAATTTTCCGGCGCGGGGCTGCTGTGCGTGGTCGCCATGCTGAACCACGTGGCCCTGACCGGCGGGCGCATCACCGTTTCCCTGACCGCCCTGCAACTGGGCCTGTCCACCTTCGTGGTGGGCGGCCTGGTGGCGGTTTTCGCCGTCATTCCCATGCTGATGTCGGTGCGGGCCGGCCAATGGATCGACCGCGTCGGCGTGCGGCGTCCCGTCACGCTGGGCAACGCGCTGGTGGTCACGGGCACCGTACTGCCGTTTGCCTTCCAGACGCAGTGGGCCCTGCTGGTGGCGGCCTGCTGCATCGGGGTCGGCTTCATGCTGCACCAGGTGTGCACCCAGGACGTGCTGGGCCACGCCGAACCCCAGCGCCGGCTGCGCAATTTCTCGTGGCTGTCGCTGGCCATGGCCGGGTCGGGCTTCAGCGGCCCGCTGATCGCCGGACTGGCCATCGACCACCTGGGCTCGCGCCTGGCTTTCGGCATCCTGGCGCTGGGGCCGCTGGTGGCGCTGGCCGGGCTGCGGCGGCTGCAGCCGGCCCTGCGCGCCGTGGACAACAGCGTCGAGCCCGGGGCGCGCCAGGCGCAGCGCCGCCCGGTGGCCGAATTGCTCAAGCTGCCGCCGCTGCGGCGCATCCTGATGGTCAACACCATCCTGTCGGGCGCGTGGGACACCCATTTGTTCGTGGTGCCCCTGTTCGGGGTGGCCATCGGCCTGTCCGCCACCACTATCGGCAGCATACTGGCCGCCTTCGCGCTGGGAACTTTCCTTATCCGCCTGGCATTGCCCTTTATTCAGACGCGGGTGCGTTCCTGGACGCTGGTGCGCACGGCCATGGGGATCACCGCGGTGGATTTCCTGGTTTATCCGCTGTTCGCCGAAGTTGCCACCCTGATCGGGCTGTCTTTCATACTGGGGCTGGCGCTGGGCTGCTGCCAGCCCAGCATTCTTTCGCTGCTGCACCAGCACACCCCGCATGGGCGCGCCGCCGAGGCGGTCGGCCTGCGCATGGCCTTCATCAACGCCTCGCAGGTCTCGCTGCCGTTGACCTTCGGCGCGCTGGGTGCGGTAATTGGCATCGCCCCCCTGTTCTGGGCCTACGCCCTGGCGCTCAGCGCCGGCGGCTGGGCCAATCGCCACCCCCCGCAAGACATCGAGACCCCCGCGCCGTGAATCCGCAGCCATCCGCCATTCCCGCCATGCCCTTCCGCCTGTGGACGCCCGAAGAACGGCGCGCCTCGCTGGACGACGCCCTGAAACACTGGCGCCAGGGCGACGATGTCTGGGTCTACGGCTATGGCTCGCTGATCTGGCGGCCCGATTTTGAATACCGGGAACGCCGCCTGGCCACGCTGCGCGGCCACCACCGCGCCCTGTGCCTGTGGTCGCGGGTCAACCGCGGCACGCCGGAATGCCCGGGGCTGGTGTTCGGGCTGGACCGCGGCGGCTCGTGCCGGGGCGTGGTGTACCGGCTGGCCGGCCAGGCCGTGCCCGACCATTTCCCGGCGCTGTGGGAACGCGAAATGTCCACTGGCGCCTACCTGCCGCGCTGGATCAACTGCGCCACCGACGACGGGCCGGTGCGCGCCCTGGTATTCGTGATGAACCGCGACAACCCGGCGTACATCCGCGCCCTGCCCGAGGCCGAGCTGCTGGCCATCGTGCGCCGCGCCTCGGGCCGCTACGGGCGCTGCACCGAATACGTCATGCAGACCGCGCACGCGCTGCGCGCCGCCGGCATCCACGACGCCCGGCTCGACCGCATCGCCCGGCGCCTGGAAGAGCAGGCCGACCCGCTGCCCGACAATTAGGGTTATCCGCGATGGCGGTAAACTCGTAGCTCACCCGCCTTCCACCCAGCCCCGGCATTCCACGCATTCATGTCTGTATCCGATCTGCGCCAAAGCTACGAAAAAAGCACCCTGCTCGAAGAATCGGCGGCCATCTCGCCATTCGACCAGTTCAGCCAATGGTTCGACCAGGCGCTGGCGGCCCGGGTGCCCGAACCCAATGCCATGACGCTGGCCACGGTAGACGCCAGCGGCCAGCCGGCGGCCCGCATCGTGCTCATCAAGGGCTACGACGCGCGCGGCTTCGTGTTCTACACCAACTACGAATCGCGCAAGGGGCACGACCTGCTGGCCAATCCGCGCGCCGCGCTGCTGTTCTTCTGGCAGCCGCTCGAACGCCAGGTGCGCATCGAAGGCCGCGTCGAACACGTCTCGGCCGAAGAGTCCGACGCCTACTATCACAGCCGCCCGCTGGGCTCGCGCATCGGCGCCTGGGCCTCGCGGCAAAGCCAGCCGGTCACCCGCGCCGAACTCGAGGCGCGCGAACAGGAAACCCGCGCCCGCTACGGCGAGCAGCCGCCGCGCCCGCCGCACTGGGGCGGCTACCGGGTGGTGCCGACGCTGTTCGAGTTCTGGCAGGGCCGCCCGTCGCGCCTGCACGACCGCCTGCGCTACCTGCCCGACGGCCAGGGCGGCTGGGCCATCGACCGGCTCTCGCCTTAAGGCCCCGTCCGTCTGGTCCTGCATGTCCAATACCGCTCCCGATTTCGACGCACGCTTTTTCCGCACGGCACTGGGCCGCTTCGCCACCGGCGTCACCGTGGTCACCACGGCCGCGCCCGACGGCGCGCCCATCGGCCTGACGGTCAGCTCGTTCAATTCCGTGTCGCTCGACCCGCCGCTGGTGCTGTGGAGCCTGTCACGCGGCTCGGCCTCGCTCGACATCTTCGAACACTGCGAGCGCTATGTGGTCAACGTGCTGTCGGCCGGCCAGGCCGCGCTGGCGCGCCGCTTTGCGCTGGGCCACACGCGCGAGCGCTTCAACGGCCTGCCGCGCGCGCAGGCGCCGGGCGGCACCCCCATGCTCGACGCGCACTGCGCGGCATGGTTCGAGTGCCGCAACCGCAGCCGCTATGCCGAAGGCGACCACATCATCATGGTGGGCGAGGTGGAACGCTGCGGCCACAGCGCCGAAGCGCCCCTGGTCTTCCACGCCGGCGGGTTCGACCTGACGCCCGCCCACAAGCATTCCGAATGATTCCATCCCCATGAGCACTGATATCGACTGCATCGTCGTCGGCGCCGGCGTGGTCGGCCTGGCCGTGGCGCGCGCGCTGGCGCTGGCCGGCCGCGAAGTGCTGGTGGCCGAAGCCGCCGAAGCCATCGGCACCGGCACCAGCTCGCGCAATTCCGAAGTCATCCACGCCGGCATCTATTACCCCGCCGGCAGCCTGAAGGCGCGCCTGTGCGTGCGCGGCAAGCAGCTGCTGTACGGCTACTGCGCCGAACGCGGCATTGCCCACCAGCGGCTGGGCAAGCTGATCGTCGCCACCACCGACGCCGAAGCCGCCCAGCTCGACGGCATCGCCGCGCGCGCCCGCGCCAACGGCGTGGACGACATGCGCCGCCTGGACGCCGGCCAGGCCCGCGCGCTGGAGCCCGCGCTGCAATGCACGGCCGCGCTGCTGTCGCCGTCCACCGGCATCGTCGACAGCCATGGCCTGATGCTGGCCTACCAGGGCGACGCCGAGAACGCCGGCGCGCAATGCGTGTTCCATACGCCCATGCTGGCCGCGCAGGTGCGGCCCCAAGGCGGTTTCGACGTGCAGTTCGGCGGCGACGAAGCCATGAACCTGTCGTGCAATGTGCTGGTCAACGCCTCGGGCATCCACGCGCCCACCCTGGCGCGCCGCATCCAGGGCCTGCCGGCGGCCAGCATCCCGGCCGAATACCTGTGCAAGGGCAGCTATTTCACGCTGGCGGGCCGGGCGCCTTTCTCGCACCTGATCTACCCGGTGCCGCAGCATGCCGGCCTGGGCGTGCACCTGACGCTGGACCTGGGCGGACAGGCCAAGTTCGGCCCCGATACCGAATGGATCCCCGCCGAAGACTACGCGCTGGACCCGGCCCGGGCCGAGGTGTTCTATGATGCGGTGCGTACCTACTGGCCCGGCCTGCCCGACGGCGCGCTGGCGCCGGGCTACACCGGCATCCGCCCCAAGATTTCCGGCCCGCGCGAACCGGCGGCCGATTTCGCCATCGCCGGCCCGGCGGCGCATGGGGTGGCCGGCCTGGTCAACCTGTTCGGCATCGAATCCCCCGGCCTGACCGCCAGCCTGGCCATTGCCGAAGAAGCCCTGGCGCGCCTGGCGCCCTAGCGCCGTACCGATTTTTCTTGCACATCATGCAGCACAACGACTACATCCTGACCCTGTCCTGCCCCGACCGCACCGGCATCGTCTACCGCGTCAGCGGCCTGCTGTTCGAGCTGGGCTGCAACATTCTCGATTCGCAGCAGTTCGGCGACGACGAAACCGGCCGCTTTTTCCTGCGCGTGCACTTCAACCTGCCCGCGGCGGTGGCCGAGGCCGCCCTGCGCGAACAGTTCGGCACGCTGGCCGGCGCCTACGGCATGGACTGGCAGATTCACGACGCGCACCGCAAGGCGCGCCTGCTGATCATGGTCAGCAAGCAGGGGCACTGCCTGAACGACCTGCTGTTCCGCGTGCAAAGCGGCCAGCTGCGCGCCGAGATCGCCGCCATCGTCTCGAACCACAACGACTACGCCGGCCTGGCGGCCTCGTACGGCATCCCGTTCCACCACCTGCCGGTCAGCGCCGACACCAAGGCCGAACAGGAAAAGCAGGTGCTGGCGCTGGTGGAAAGCCAGCAGATCGACCTGGTGGTGCTGGCGCGCTACATGCAGATCCTGTCGCCCGAAATGTGCGTGGCGCTGACGGGCCGCGCCATCAACATCCACCACAGCTTCCTGCCCAGCTTCAAGGGCGCCCGCCCCTATCACCAGGCCCATACGCGCGGCGTGAAAATCATCGGCGCCACGGCGCACTACGTGACATCCGACCTGGATGAAGGCCCGATCATCGAGCAGGACATCGAGCGTGTCGACCACACCATGACCGCCCAAGACCTGACCCAGGTCGGCAGCGACGTCGAATCGCTGGTGCTGGCGCGCGCGGTGCGCAGCCACGTCGAGCACCGCATCCTGCTCAACCGCAACAAGACCGTGGTGTTCCGGTAAGCCACTGACATGACCCTGCACACCTGGCTGCTCTATCTGGTTGCCGTCACCGGCCTGTCGCTGACGCCCGGCCCCAACACCCTGCTGGCCCTGACGCACGGCGCGCTGCATGGCCACCGCAAGGCGCTGTGCACCATCGCCGGCGGCACGCTGGGCTTCAGCCTGGTGATCGGCCTGTCGATGCTGGGCATCAGCGCGCTGTTGGCGGCCTGGTCGCCGGCGCTGATCCTGCTGAAATGGGTGGGCGGGGCCTACCTGGTGTACCTGGGCATCCAGCTGTGGCGCGCGCCCGCGGTGCAGCTGCAGGCCAGCCCCGCCATGCCGGCCGCGCGGCCCGCGCGCCTGTTCGGCCAGGGCCTGCTGTCGGCGGTTTCCAACCCCAAGGCCCTGCTGTTCTTCGGCGCCTTCCTGCCGCAGTTCATCGACCCGGCGCGCAGCCTGGCCGTCCAGTTCGCCGTCATGGCGGCCACCTTCGCGGCCATGGAATTCATCGTCGAATACGGCCTGGCGCGCGGCGCGCACCGGGTGCGGCCATTTCTGGAACGCGCCGGCAAGCGCTTCAACAAGACCTGCGGCGGGCTGTTCGCGGCCATGGGGCTGGCGCTGCCCACCACCTGAAGCCGCCGCGGCGATCAAGCCGCGGGTTTGGTGCCGACCAGCACCGGCTGATAGAAAACGCCATCGAGCCGTTTCACGTCCGTGAAACCGGCCTTCCGCATCAGCTCACACAGCCGGGCGGCCGAGATGGCGTAATAGCGCGAGCGCATTACCTGGGTGGCGGCCCGGCCTGTCGCCAGATCTTCTTCAACAAGGAAGAAAGACAGGTCGTAGTGTTCGCCATCGAAATCCCAGACCTGGAACGGCACATAACGCTTGCCGCCTTCGACCCGCGGCGCGTAGTGCCTGAGCAGGTTTTTCCCGCGTTCTTCCTGCTCATAGTCTCGGACGGTGATCAGGCATCCCCCGCCGGGGCGCAGGCATGCCGCGAACTGCCGGAACGCCAGCAGCAGGTCATCGTCGGTGGTCAGGTGGGGCACCGAGTTGTCGCACGAAATCACGAGATCGTGCCCGCCGCCGTGCGCGTCATGCGCCGCCCGCATGTCGCACACCTGGAAGCGTATGGCCAGTCCGCGCTGGTCCGCCTCGCGGCGGGCGCGCTCGATCTCTTTTGCCGAGAGATCCGACCCGGCAACCGAATAACCGCGCGCCGCCAGCGCCAGGGCCTGGGTTCCGATGCCGCAGGAGACGTCCAGCACCGTGCGGCGCCCGGGCCACTGTTGCTGGATCACCTGGTCGAGCTGTTCGCCTTGCCTCTGGATGGAATGGTCCCAATCGGGAAAGACCAGGTGATACCGCGAAGCAAGGCTGTCGTAGAAATCCATGCCGGTCTCTTCATCTACGTGGACGCAGACACCATCAGCATCATGGGGCGCTCCAGTTCTTCTTTCAATTGCGGCATCTGCCGGACCTGCTCGGCGCTGGGAGCGAACTCCTCGACCCTGCGGATGTGGAAACCCGCGTCGATCAGCGTGTTCAGAGTCGTGCCCAGGGTTCTGTGGAATTTCAGGACACCCTTGGTGTACCAGTCCGTGCGGCGCTCGCCTTCAATGGCATATTGATTGACCGGCCAGGTCTGGCGGCCCTGTCCGTCACTGATCCAGCGCGGCTGCGCCGCCGCCATGAAGACCGGATGCTCGATGGTGAAGACGAGCCGGCCGCCGCGAGCCAGCGCCTGGTGAATTACACGAGCCAGGCGCCCGAAATCCCGGACATAGTGGAAGGCCAGCGAGCTATAGGCCAAGTCGAATGCCTCCGCGGGCAGCTGCAGCGTGTCGAGATCGGCGATGCGGTACTCGATCGCCGCATCCGCGGTGTCGGCCCGGGCCCGCGCGATCATGTTCCGCGACAAGTCCAGGCCCAGCACCGAGGCGGCGCCCTGCTCGCGAAACCAGCGCGAGGCCCAGCCGAAGCCGCAACCCAGATCGACGATGCGCCGGCCGCCCGGATCGGGCAGCAGCGCGCGAATCGCCGGCCATTCAGGCGCGCCATCCAGCCCGCGCACCTGCCGGGGCAACTGGCTGTAGCCGGCAAAGAAATCAGGGTGATCGTAGATATTCTGCGCCATGGCGGCCGGTACTATCGAGGCAGACAAATGAAAAGTCTACTCGATGGCCGGCCGGCGCCATGCAGGCTGCCCTGCGGCCCGGGTGCCTTGAACGCGGCCATGCCGCGCAGCTGCCGCCATAGCCGCGGCGGGGACAGACGGACTATGCGGGCGGCTCGCGGGCCGCGGACGCCTGGGCCTGGAAACGGCGCCGCTGGATGATCAGCAGCAGGCCGAACAGCAGCGCCGGGATGGAAATCAGGACGAAGGCAATGCGGTAGCTGTCGAGCAGCGAGGCCATGGCGCCGAAGGCCGGCGGGCCCAGCACCACGCCCAGGAACGTGCAGGTCAGCGCGCCGCCGGTGGCCAGGCCGGTCTTGCCGGCCGGCGCCTGACGCGCCACTTCGGCCAGGTACACGCCGTTCCAGCCCACGCCGGCCGCGCCCAGCACGATCAGCGCCAGGGCCACGACAGGCACCGGCGTGCCTGCCGGCAGCAGCGCCAGCGTGACCGAGCCCAGGGCCATCAGCAGCGCCAGCAGGGCCAGCGTTGCGACCGCCCCCAGGTAGCGGTCGGCGCACCAGCCCCATATCAGGCGCCCCACCACGCCGGCCACCTGGCCCACCGACAGCATCACGCCCGCCATCACCAGCGTGTAGGCCAGGCTGTCGTGCAGATAGGTGACCACATACGCGCTGAACGACCACTGCACCGCCGAGAAACACAGCGACGCGCCCGCCAGCATCGCCAGCGAGCGGCGCGAGAAGATCAAGGCCAGCGGCGTGCGCAAGTCGCCCAGGCCGGCGCGCCGCTCCGGCTTGCGGTCGGCATCCAGCTGGGCGCGCACCAGCTGCGCCAGCGCCGCGCAGGCCAGGCAGGCCAGCGCGGTGGCCAGCAGCGTGCCGCGCCAGCCGATGGCGATTTCCATCTTGGGCGCCAGCAGCCCCGCCAGCACGCCGCCCAGCGGCACGCCGGTCTGCTTGACCGAGAAAACGAAAGACATGCGGTGGGCCGGC
This genomic window from Bordetella petrii contains:
- a CDS encoding GntR family transcriptional regulator, with amino-acid sequence MPAAKLYARSPQPLYLQIAAVFRSNIHSRHWRPGQQIPPLEALVEQYGVARSTVRQAFGLLENEGLIRRARGSGTFVNEALPHTPTLLIPKNWEETVALSNQLGTVSLMESSADTALPDNLGMPCDQARDGRFQYLRRVHTTDAGPFCYSEVYLDSGLFRRHRSRIRSSTVAPVLDQFYGSRITQARQVLHVIEAGRESAEALHIPVSAPVAELRRYACIGGRVVYFARLEFPFQKIRMEFDLLPAR
- a CDS encoding tRNA threonylcarbamoyladenosine dehydratase, which translates into the protein MSIPPVPQSPAEAGALCEIDAERRFGGLARLYGPDAPARLREAHVAVAGLGGVGSWAAEALARCGVGALTLIDLDNIAESNINRQVHALTPTLGQSKVDAMAQRILAINPECALTRVDDFVEPGNIQQVLPGYYTALADCTDQAAAKIAMVLHARQRGIPLLLCGGAGGKTDPLALRAGDLSQAQNDALLAKLRNILRRQHGFPKASDARGKPLKRVPRMGVRALWFDQPAILPAAWARAAEAGDDLGAAVQAAAPQGLSCAGYGSVVMVTAAMGLAVANEAVRLALRPGA
- a CDS encoding MFS transporter, which encodes MLNHVALTGGRITVSLTALQLGLSTFVVGGLVAVFAVIPMLMSVRAGQWIDRVGVRRPVTLGNALVVTGTVLPFAFQTQWALLVAACCIGVGFMLHQVCTQDVLGHAEPQRRLRNFSWLSLAMAGSGFSGPLIAGLAIDHLGSRLAFGILALGPLVALAGLRRLQPALRAVDNSVEPGARQAQRRPVAELLKLPPLRRILMVNTILSGAWDTHLFVVPLFGVAIGLSATTIGSILAAFALGTFLIRLALPFIQTRVRSWTLVRTAMGITAVDFLVYPLFAEVATLIGLSFILGLALGCCQPSILSLLHQHTPHGRAAEAVGLRMAFINASQVSLPLTFGALGAVIGIAPLFWAYALALSAGGWANRHPPQDIETPAP
- a CDS encoding gamma-glutamylcyclotransferase, which encodes MPFRLWTPEERRASLDDALKHWRQGDDVWVYGYGSLIWRPDFEYRERRLATLRGHHRALCLWSRVNRGTPECPGLVFGLDRGGSCRGVVYRLAGQAVPDHFPALWEREMSTGAYLPRWINCATDDGPVRALVFVMNRDNPAYIRALPEAELLAIVRRASGRYGRCTEYVMQTAHALRAAGIHDARLDRIARRLEEQADPLPDN
- the pdxH gene encoding pyridoxamine 5'-phosphate oxidase codes for the protein MSVSDLRQSYEKSTLLEESAAISPFDQFSQWFDQALAARVPEPNAMTLATVDASGQPAARIVLIKGYDARGFVFYTNYESRKGHDLLANPRAALLFFWQPLERQVRIEGRVEHVSAEESDAYYHSRPLGSRIGAWASRQSQPVTRAELEAREQETRARYGEQPPRPPHWGGYRVVPTLFEFWQGRPSRLHDRLRYLPDGQGGWAIDRLSP
- a CDS encoding flavin reductase family protein, yielding MSNTAPDFDARFFRTALGRFATGVTVVTTAAPDGAPIGLTVSSFNSVSLDPPLVLWSLSRGSASLDIFEHCERYVVNVLSAGQAALARRFALGHTRERFNGLPRAQAPGGTPMLDAHCAAWFECRNRSRYAEGDHIIMVGEVERCGHSAEAPLVFHAGGFDLTPAHKHSE
- a CDS encoding NAD(P)/FAD-dependent oxidoreductase — encoded protein: MSTDIDCIVVGAGVVGLAVARALALAGREVLVAEAAEAIGTGTSSRNSEVIHAGIYYPAGSLKARLCVRGKQLLYGYCAERGIAHQRLGKLIVATTDAEAAQLDGIAARARANGVDDMRRLDAGQARALEPALQCTAALLSPSTGIVDSHGLMLAYQGDAENAGAQCVFHTPMLAAQVRPQGGFDVQFGGDEAMNLSCNVLVNASGIHAPTLARRIQGLPAASIPAEYLCKGSYFTLAGRAPFSHLIYPVPQHAGLGVHLTLDLGGQAKFGPDTEWIPAEDYALDPARAEVFYDAVRTYWPGLPDGALAPGYTGIRPKISGPREPAADFAIAGPAAHGVAGLVNLFGIESPGLTASLAIAEEALARLAP
- the purU gene encoding formyltetrahydrofolate deformylase; this encodes MQHNDYILTLSCPDRTGIVYRVSGLLFELGCNILDSQQFGDDETGRFFLRVHFNLPAAVAEAALREQFGTLAGAYGMDWQIHDAHRKARLLIMVSKQGHCLNDLLFRVQSGQLRAEIAAIVSNHNDYAGLAASYGIPFHHLPVSADTKAEQEKQVLALVESQQIDLVVLARYMQILSPEMCVALTGRAINIHHSFLPSFKGARPYHQAHTRGVKIIGATAHYVTSDLDEGPIIEQDIERVDHTMTAQDLTQVGSDVESLVLARAVRSHVEHRILLNRNKTVVFR
- a CDS encoding LysE family translocator; the protein is MTLHTWLLYLVAVTGLSLTPGPNTLLALTHGALHGHRKALCTIAGGTLGFSLVIGLSMLGISALLAAWSPALILLKWVGGAYLVYLGIQLWRAPAVQLQASPAMPAARPARLFGQGLLSAVSNPKALLFFGAFLPQFIDPARSLAVQFAVMAATFAAMEFIVEYGLARGAHRVRPFLERAGKRFNKTCGGLFAAMGLALPTT
- a CDS encoding class I SAM-dependent methyltransferase, giving the protein MDFYDSLASRYHLVFPDWDHSIQRQGEQLDQVIQQQWPGRRTVLDVSCGIGTQALALAARGYSVAGSDLSAKEIERARREADQRGLAIRFQVCDMRAAHDAHGGGHDLVISCDNSVPHLTTDDDLLLAFRQFAACLRPGGGCLITVRDYEQEERGKNLLRHYAPRVEGGKRYVPFQVWDFDGEHYDLSFFLVEEDLATGRAATQVMRSRYYAISAARLCELMRKAGFTDVKRLDGVFYQPVLVGTKPAA
- a CDS encoding class I SAM-dependent methyltransferase; the encoded protein is MAQNIYDHPDFFAGYSQLPRQVRGLDGAPEWPAIRALLPDPGGRRIVDLGCGFGWASRWFREQGAASVLGLDLSRNMIARARADTADAAIEYRIADLDTLQLPAEAFDLAYSSLAFHYVRDFGRLARVIHQALARGGRLVFTIEHPVFMAAAQPRWISDGQGRQTWPVNQYAIEGERRTDWYTKGVLKFHRTLGTTLNTLIDAGFHIRRVEEFAPSAEQVRQMPQLKEELERPMMLMVSAST
- a CDS encoding MFS transporter; the protein is MSGAGTLAITLAVQSLVAAAALVVPVLAPVLSASAGVGAELIGVYVALMYVGAMAGSLMAGGWVARLGAIRASQWGLALCALGLLCSLSGQVPLLAVGAVLLGLGYGPITPASSHLLIRTTPAHRMSFVFSVKQTGVPLGGVLAGLLAPKMEIAIGWRGTLLATALACLACAALAQLVRAQLDADRKPERRAGLGDLRTPLALIFSRRSLAMLAGASLCFSAVQWSFSAYVVTYLHDSLAYTLVMAGVMLSVGQVAGVVGRLIWGWCADRYLGAVATLALLALLMALGSVTLALLPAGTPVPVVALALIVLGAAGVGWNGVYLAEVARQAPAGKTGLATGGALTCTFLGVVLGPPAFGAMASLLDSYRIAFVLISIPALLFGLLLIIQRRRFQAQASAAREPPA